Within Serratia odorifera, the genomic segment GCCCATACGATGCGCGCATCGGTACGCAACAGCGGCTTCAACTGGCGTAATACGTCGCCGAAGACGTGGCTTGGCACCACCACCAACACATCGCGGCTGGCCGCCAGTGCACGTGCCAAATCGGCTTCGAGCAGCAAAGTATCGGGAAACGGCACATCGGGAAGGAATGTCTGATTGCAGCGTTCGCGTTGCAGTGTGGCTATCTGGTCGGGGTTATGGCCCCATAGCACTACCGTGTGGCCGTTACGCGCCAGCGTAATGGCTAAAGCGGTGCCGTACGAGCCGGCACCGATAACGGTCATTGAAGCATTGACGGTATTCATCAGGCATCCTGATGTGGTGCGGCACCTTCGCCTTCGGCCTGCTGTTGCAGATAGTTCATGAACAGCGCATCAAAGTTGACCGGTGCCAGGTTCAACTGCGGGAACGTACCACGGGAAACCAGAGCGGTGATGCACTCGCGCGCATACGGGAACAGAATGTTCGGGCAATATGCACCCAGGCAATGCGCCAGTTGCGTACCATCGATACCGGCCACGGAGAAGATGCCCGCCTGCTGCACTTCGCACAGGAATGCGGTTTCTTCGCCCAGCGACGCGGTCACGGTTACGCGCAGTACCACTTCATATACCTCATCTGCCAATTGGCTGGATGCGGTATCAAGATCAAGTTTAACTTCTGGCTGCCATTCCTGCTGGAAAACCTGTGGTGCATTTGGCGCTTCAAAAGAGATGTCTTTGGTGTAGATACGCTGGATCTGGAAAGCCATCTCGGTACTGTTTTGTTCTGACATGTGTGTAATACCCTTAGTTAAATGTCCTTATATACCCGTCATGCTTCACGCCGCCCGTTGATAGCGGTCGGCCACTCGACCGCATAGCCTGACGGCGCCAGACTGGCAAGGCGCCGTTCAGATGCCGCCCTGAGGCAACGTGAATAATGTGAGTATGAATACGCTGTTACGGCCTGCCGTCTAGAGCAGCGGGTCCAGGCCGCCACGTGCATCGAGTGCATATAAATCATCACAGCCGCCAATATGCTGACCGTCGATGAAGACTTGAGGCACGGTAGTGCGCCCACTGCGCGCAATCATCTCTTCACGCTTTACGTTGTCGCCGTCGATAGCGATCTCGTTGAAAGCCGCGCCCTTGCTGTTCAGCAGCGCCTTGGCGCGATGGCAGAACGGGCAAGTCGCCTTGGTGTAGATGTCGATGTTAGCCATGGGAACCACCTCTACTACGTTAAAGAATTATTTACCGCGTGCCAAAGGCAGATTTTCACCACTCCAACCGGCAATACCGTCTTTCAGAGTCGTAACGTTGTCAAACCCGGCTTTGCTCAGGTTTTCTGCCGGCTCGCGCGACGTTGTACCGTTAGCGCACACCACAATCACCGGCTGCGCCTTGTGTTTTTCCAGCTCGCCCAGGCTGCCGCTCTTGATTTCGCTCGCCGTCAGGTTGATGGCATTGGCAATGTGACCCTTGCGGAAATCTTCACGGCTGCGGGTATCGACCACCACCGCATCTTCTTTGTTAATCAAGCGAGTAGCTTCACCACGGGTGATCTCTTTAACCTTGGAGAAACGGCTTTTGAAGGTCATCACAATCACCGCGACCAGCAGGGCAATCCAGGCCAGGCTAAGTATGGGATGATTGCTAACGAATTGCATAATTTCTTGCAGCATGGGGTGTAACAACTCCCGTCAGTTAAGGGAAAATAAGTCAAGGCTCCAGAGTATACCTGCCGAATGCGGCAATTACAGCCAATTAGCGGCTGTGATTGCAGAAACTGCGGGCTACGATAAAAAATTGTCATGTCAGCACAAAAAAGTTGCCGACAGTTCAACGCAACTTTGATCTCTCTGGGCTCTTTTTTACCCGCCGCGCGCTAGAATCCCCCGCTTTGCAGCGTGCATAGCCATCATCCCCCGCGGGCAGATGGCTATTCATACTTTATGAGGTTAATACCATGTCGAGCAATAAAAAGCCTATGGTGCTGGTGATTCTGGACGGCTATGGCCACCGGGAAGAACCGCAGGACAACGCAATTCTCAACGCCTGTACGCCGGTAATGGATCGCCTGTGGCAACAGCAGCCACATACGTTGATTGCCGCATCCGGCCTGGACGTCGGCCTGCCGGACGGACAAATGGGCAACTCCGAAGTCGGCCACGTCAATCTGGGCGCCGGACGCATCGTCTATCAGGATTTGACTCGCCTGGATAAAGACATTCAAGACGGCGGCTTCTATACCAACCCGACGCTGACGGCAGCGGTAGACAACGCCGTTCAGGCCGGTAAAGCGGTGCACATCATGGGTCTGCTGTCGCCGGGTGGCGTACACAGCCATGAAGAGCACATCCTGGCAATGGTGCAACTGGCCGCACAACGTGGCGCCAAAGCGGTTTACCTGCACGCCTTTCTGGACGGTCGCGATACCCCGCCACGCAGCGCCGAAGACTCTCTGCAACGCTTTAGCGACGCGTTCGACGCGCTGGGAACCGGGCGCATTGCGTCGATCGTCGGCCGTTACTTCGCCATGGATCGCGACAACCGCTGGGATCGCGTGCAATTGGCCTATGACCTGCTGACTCAGGCAAAAGGCGAGTTTCATGCCGACAGCGCCGTCGCCGGGCTGCAAGCCGCCTACGCTCGCAATGAAAACGACGAATTCGTCAAACCCACGGTGATTCGCGCAGCCGGTGAAGCCAGCGCGGAAATGCAGGATGGCGACGCGTTGATTTTCATGAACTTCCGCGCCGACCGCGCACGCCAGATCGCTCGCGCCTTTGTCAACGCCGACTTCAACGGCTTTCCTCGTGCCAAAATCGTCAAGCTCGCGGATTTCGTGATGCTGACCGAATACGCCGCCGACATCCACACCGCCTGCGCCTATCCGCCAGCGTCGCTGGTGAATACCTTTGGTGAATGGCTGATGAAGCACGACAAAACCCAGCTGCGCATCTCCGAAACCGAAAAGTACGCCCATGTTACGTTCTTCTATAACGGCGGCGTGGAACAACCGTTCACCGGTGAAGATCGGGTGCTGATCAATTCGCCGCAGGTCGCCACCTACGATCTGCAACCGGAAATGAGCTCGGCCGAATTGACCGACAAGCTGTTGAATGCCATCGCCAGCGGTAAATACGACGCCATTATCTGCAACTACCCGAACGGCGACATGGTCGGCCACACCGGTATCTATGACGCCGCAATCCAGGCGGTTGAAACGCTGGACGGCTGCATGGCAAAAATCGTCGACGCGGTAAAAGCCGTTGACGGCCAACTGCTGATCACCGCCGATCACGGCAACGCCGAGCAAATGCGGGACCCGGCCACCGGCCAGGCACACACCGCGCATACCAGTCTGCCGGTGCCGCTGATTTACGTTGGCAAACCGGCCACGGCAGTCAGTGGCGGCAAGCTTTCGGATATCGCGCCGACCATGCTGACGCTGATGGGAATGGAAATCCCGCAAGAGATGACTGGTAAGCCGCTGTTCATCGTGGAATAATCCCTCTCCATGAGGGAAAAGGCGTATTTTGCACTATCAAGGGTAACCCGAAGCGCAAACGCAGGCAGCCAATCGCTGCCGCTTCGCAGTGCGCCAAGGAAGTTGACCACACTGTGCGCCAGCGTATTTTGCGCTGGCGTCTTGTTGTTGCCGCTATTCGGCCATGCTGCCAACGACAGCAAATCCGAGCTGAAAGACATTCAGCAAAGCATTGCTGAAAAAAGAAAAAGCGGTTAAGCAACAGCAACAACAACGCAACACGTTGCAGGATCAACTCAAGTCACAGGAAAAAACCATCGCGCAGGCCAGTCGTTCTCTGCGTGATACCCAGAGCTCGTTAAACGCCCTGGGCAAGGATATTTCCGGCTTGAATGCCTCGATCGCCAAACTGCAGCAACAACAAAGCACGCAACAAGACATACTGGCCAAACAGCTGGATGCCGCCTTCCGTCAAGGGCAGCACAGTGCGGTGCAGTTGATCCTCAGCGGTGAAGAAAGCCAGCGCAGCGAGCGCATTTTGGCTTACTTTGGCTATCTGAACGAAGCACGCCAAAAAACCATCGAGCAGTTGAAGCAAACGCGCATCGAGCTGGCCGCACAAAAGACCACGCTGGTCGCCAAGCAGAACCAGCAAAAAACCTTGTTAAGCGCCCAACAGACACAGCAGCAAAAGCTGGAACAGGCGCGCAGCGCACGTAAGAAAACCCTGACCGCACTCGAAGCGTCGCTGGATAAAGATCAGCAACGTCTGAGCGAGCTACGCCAGAACGAAAGCCGTTTGCGCGACAAAATCGCCCGTGCCGAACGTGAAGCCCGCGCCCGTGCCGAACGCGAAGCGCGCGAAGCCGCCCGAGTACGTGAGCAGGTACGCAAGAAAGAGCAACAGGCGAAGAAAACCGGCGCCAGCTACAAGCCAAGCGAAAGCGAACGCTCGCTGATGGCCCGCACCGGCGGCCTTGGCCGACCAAATGGCCAAGACTACTGGCCGGTACGCGGCAGCACACTGCACCGCTTTGGCGAAACGCAGCAAGGTGAGTTACGCTGGAAAGGCATGGTGATTTCTGCACCTGAAGGCAGCGAAGTCAAAGCCATCGCCGATGGTCGTGTGCTGATGGCCGACTGGCTGCAAGGCTACGGCCTGGTGGTGGTGGTCGAGCACGGCAAGGGTGACATGAGCCTGTACGGCTACAACCAGAGTGCGCTGGTCAACGTCGGTGCCCAGGTACGCGCCGGCCAGCCAATCGCCTTGGTGGGTACCAGCGGAGGCCAGGGATCGCCTGCGCTCTATTTCGAAATTCGCCGCCAGGGTCAGGCGGTTAACCCACTGCCGTGGTTGGGAAAATAAGATTTGCATTACATCAAAACGCGAAGCGCCGCACTGATTGGCGCCCTGCTGCTGGCCAGTGCCGCACAGGCAGGTAAACTGTCGATTGTGATTGATGATGTGGGCTACCGCCCACATGAAGAAAACGCCGTGTTGCAGATGCCGCTGGCCATTTCGGTAGCAGTGCTGCCCAATGCGCCACACGCGCATTTAATGGCGACCCGCGCCCACAGCCAGGGCCGGGAAGTGCTGATTCATATGCCGATGGCGCCGCTCAGCAAGCAGCCATTGGAACGCGACACGCTGCAACCCTCGATGAGCAGCGACGAGGTACAGCGCATCATTCGCAATGCGGTTAATAACGTGCCATATGCGGTTGGCATGAACAACCACATGGGCAGCGCCATGACCTCCAGCCTGCCGGCAATGCAAAAAGTGATGCAGGCGCTGGAAAGCTACAACCTCTATTTTCTCGACAGCATGACCATCGGCAACAGCCAGGCAACCCGTGCGGCCGCCGGTACCGGCGTGAAAGTGATCAAACGTCGGGTATTTCTTGACGACACTGCGAGCGAAGCCGATATTCGCCATCAGTTCAACCGGGCGGTAGAGCTTGCGCGACGCAACGGTTCGGCCATCGCCATCGGTCACCCTCGGCCGGCGACCGTCAAGGTACTCCGGCAGATGCTGGCAACCCTGCCGTCCGATATCGTGCTGGTGCGGCCAAGCTCGCTGCTCAATGCGCCGCAGTCAGGCGGTAGCG encodes:
- the grxC gene encoding glutaredoxin 3; this encodes MANIDIYTKATCPFCHRAKALLNSKGAAFNEIAIDGDNVKREEMIARSGRTTVPQVFIDGQHIGGCDDLYALDARGGLDPLL
- the secB gene encoding protein-export chaperone SecB — translated: MSEQNSTEMAFQIQRIYTKDISFEAPNAPQVFQQEWQPEVKLDLDTASSQLADEVYEVVLRVTVTASLGEETAFLCEVQQAGIFSVAGIDGTQLAHCLGAYCPNILFPYARECITALVSRGTFPQLNLAPVNFDALFMNYLQQQAEGEGAAPHQDA
- a CDS encoding rhodanese-like domain-containing protein, with protein sequence MLQEIMQFVSNHPILSLAWIALLVAVIVMTFKSRFSKVKEITRGEATRLINKEDAVVVDTRSREDFRKGHIANAINLTASEIKSGSLGELEKHKAQPVIVVCANGTTSREPAENLSKAGFDNVTTLKDGIAGWSGENLPLARGK
- the gpmM gene encoding 2,3-bisphosphoglycerate-independent phosphoglycerate mutase: MSSNKKPMVLVILDGYGHREEPQDNAILNACTPVMDRLWQQQPHTLIAASGLDVGLPDGQMGNSEVGHVNLGAGRIVYQDLTRLDKDIQDGGFYTNPTLTAAVDNAVQAGKAVHIMGLLSPGGVHSHEEHILAMVQLAAQRGAKAVYLHAFLDGRDTPPRSAEDSLQRFSDAFDALGTGRIASIVGRYFAMDRDNRWDRVQLAYDLLTQAKGEFHADSAVAGLQAAYARNENDEFVKPTVIRAAGEASAEMQDGDALIFMNFRADRARQIARAFVNADFNGFPRAKIVKLADFVMLTEYAADIHTACAYPPASLVNTFGEWLMKHDKTQLRISETEKYAHVTFFYNGGVEQPFTGEDRVLINSPQVATYDLQPEMSSAELTDKLLNAIASGKYDAIICNYPNGDMVGHTGIYDAAIQAVETLDGCMAKIVDAVKAVDGQLLITADHGNAEQMRDPATGQAHTAHTSLPVPLIYVGKPATAVSGGKLSDIAPTMLTLMGMEIPQEMTGKPLFIVE
- a CDS encoding divergent polysaccharide deacetylase family protein, with the protein product MHYIKTRSAALIGALLLASAAQAGKLSIVIDDVGYRPHEENAVLQMPLAISVAVLPNAPHAHLMATRAHSQGREVLIHMPMAPLSKQPLERDTLQPSMSSDEVQRIIRNAVNNVPYAVGMNNHMGSAMTSSLPAMQKVMQALESYNLYFLDSMTIGNSQATRAAAGTGVKVIKRRVFLDDTASEADIRHQFNRAVELARRNGSAIAIGHPRPATVKVLRQMLATLPSDIVLVRPSSLLNAPQSGGSGYLPPAKPQHPQSKNPFKGGIKQCKVKLPQEKANAGSALKVIGESLAQSPAVTFIKNQWQRWVTTPERKS